The genome window TCGTTGGTGCGGCTGTGATGAACGGTTGCTCCTCGATAGCCTATACTTACACTGAACCCATTGTTTTCTATGAATATACCGTTAATGCTTCCCGGGAGGCCCACAAAAAGGGGCTAAAGAACATAATCGTCACCGGAGGCAAGATCCGGTCAGAACCCCTGAAAATGATGTGTAAGACCATCGATGCGGCTAATGTCGATCTTAAGGGATTTGATAGAAAATACCTTAAAGAGGTCTGCGCGCAGGACTTGGATAATATCCTTCAGACACTTGTTATCCTCAAGAAGCATGGCGTATGGGTCGAGATAACCAATCTTATAGTACCGACATTAAATGACGATATGAATGATATCCGGCGCATGGTCAGGTGGATAAAAGATAACCTCGGAGAGGGGGTCCCAGTTCATTTTTCGCGGTTCTGGCCACAGTATAAATTAAGGTCCCTTTATCCCACGCCGGTATCCACGTTGAAACAGGCTAGGGAAATAGCCATGGAAGAAGGCCTCAAATACGTTTATATAGGGAACGTGCCACAAACAGCAAGCGAGAGCACCATATGCCCTGGCTGCGGCAGGGTCATAATAAAAAGGATTGGTTACAAGGTTCTGGAAAATCACGTTGTTAACGGTAAATGCAAGTTCTGCGGCTGTCAAATAGAAGGGATCTGGAGCTAACAGCCTGATCATTCCGATATGGATTTTAAGAAGACAGTTATTCTTTCCATTGTCCTGGCG of Candidatus Omnitrophota bacterium contains these proteins:
- the amrS gene encoding AmmeMemoRadiSam system radical SAM enzyme; amino-acid sequence: MISAERLEKIWREKLSRRDFISKCVATGATVAASMYLFDALSKYEAYASVGEKRGMREALFYEKISDDIVRCKLCPEECVLSNGQRGFCRVRGPVKGKLYSFVYELVCAMHVDPIEKKPMFHVLPGSRSFSIATAGCNSRCKFCQNWTISQRPPEQTNNRVLTKEGLVGAAVMNGCSSIAYTYTEPIVFYEYTVNASREAHKKGLKNIIVTGGKIRSEPLKMMCKTIDAANVDLKGFDRKYLKEVCAQDLDNILQTLVILKKHGVWVEITNLIVPTLNDDMNDIRRMVRWIKDNLGEGVPVHFSRFWPQYKLRSLYPTPVSTLKQAREIAMEEGLKYVYIGNVPQTASESTICPGCGRVIIKRIGYKVLENHVVNGKCKFCGCQIEGIWS